GTCCTGCAGCCAGCGGTCGAGCTTCGCGCAGAAGTACGTGTCGTACGCGGTCATCAGCTCGCGCCCGAACGCTTCCTTGCTCTCGAAGTAGTGATAGAACGAGCCCTTCGGAATGTTCACGCGCTTGAGTACCGCGTCCAGTCCCGTGGCCGCGAAGCTCTGTTCGGTCAGCATTTCCATGCCCGCGCGAATGAGCGTTGCGCGTGTGTCGGCATGCGCGCGCGGGTCTTTCGGCGGCCTGCCGCGGCGCGGTTTGACGATGGACGGTTCCATGCTGGCGATATTAGACCGATCGTCTATTAAATTCAAGCTCGCTGTGGTGGTGGGTCGCTCGTGGGCCAGTGTTTCGAGTTCTTCCCGCAGCGCGCGCCACAACGGGTGGGCCGTCTATGGCGTGCCGCTCGTGGCCGCACTTACGCGAGTTCGCGTGCCTTGATCGTGTCGCCGGCGCGCACGAAATTGCCGGCGCCCAGATGGTGGATCGTGTGCAGGTCCGCGTTGCTGCTGTCGAGTTCCCAGTGGCCGTTGCGGAAGGCGCGCGGATCGGCTGCGGCTGAGATCACTTCGGCGAAGCACGTATCGTAGGCGTCTTCGGTGTGCCGCTCGGGAATCAGGCGGCATTCCATCCATGCGGAGCAGCCCGCTTCGAGCAAAGGCAGGCCGAGTTTCGGGCCCGTAATGGCGGCGATCCCGAAGCGCTGGAACTTGTCGGTCTCGCGGCCGCTCACGCTGCCCACGGCATAGCTCAGGTCGATTGCGGCGGCGCCCGGAATGATTACGCCGAACGTGCCGCTCGCGTTGATGAGTTCGCGCGTGTACGTGCGTTTGTCGATCACGATTGCAATGCGCGGCGGCGTGAATTCCACGGGCATCGACCATGCGGCCGCCATGACATTGCGGCGCTGGCCGTCGCTGCTGGTGACGAGCACCGTGGGGCCGTGGTTGATGAGGCGGCTCGCGTGTTCGAGCGCGACCGGCGTAAAAGTGGAGAGATTTTCCATCGTTGCTGGATTCGCTGTGGGTCGGAACCCGAGCGACTTTACCGCAGAAAGCCGAAGCTCGTGGCGCGAGGCCGTCGCCGCACTGCGGTCGAATCGTGCTTCAGGCCGTGGCCGGCGGCAGATTCGCCTGCAGATAAATCGACATCGGCGTTTGCAGCGGCAAGCTCGCGGCCGCGCCGCGGTTGTAGTGCGCGAGGATCACCTCGACGGCGCGCACGGCTTCGACGAACGGGCTTTGATCGAGCACGGCGTCCATCACGCCTTCGGCGAGCAGCGCGCGACTGATCGCCGTGAGTTCGTGGCCGATCAGGGTCGTTGCGTGCTCACGCTTGAGCGCCTTGAGCGCGCGCGCAATGCCTTCGTCGCCCACCGAAAGATTGTAGATGCCGCGTAGTGCCGGATATTTTTTGAAGGCGTCGCGCGTGAGGCGTTCGGTCGAGGCGGCGTCTTCGCGGCTTTCTACCGTGGCCACGACTTCGCAAGCCGGAAAGCGGCTGCGCAGCACCGAACGGAATGCGCCGTCGCGCTCCTCGTGGCCCAGATAGGTGCGCAGGCCAGCGATCACCATGACCTGCCCACCCGTATCGCCCAGAAAGCGGCCCATCAATTCGCCCGCAGTGCGCCCCGCGCAGCGGTTGTCGATGCCCACGTAAGCGAGGCGGCCCGTGTCGGGCAGATCGCTCGCAATGGTGACGAGCGGCATCTTGCGCGCCACGCGCGAGAGCGCATCCACCACTACGGGATGCTCATAAGCGACGACGATCATGGCGTCGGCCTTCTGCGCGGCGCGCTCGATCACGCGCGCGAGCGACTTCGGTTCGAGATCGTCGAAGAACGTGAGCTGACACATCACGCGATAGGTTTCGAACGACTTCTGCGCGAGTTCGAAGCCGTGACGCAAGGCGACGTAATAGGGCGAATCGGGCTTCTGCGTGACGATGGCGATGCGCAGCCAGCGCACGGACACTTCGTCCAGCGCCCTGTCCATCTTGAGCTTGCGCGCCCATTCGAGCACGCGTGCTTCCTTGTCGCGCGCCACGCCGCCGCGTCCGTTCAACACGCGCTCGACCGTGGAATAGCTCACACCCGAGGCCTTCGCGACATCTTCCATCGTGGGTTTGCGTCTCGTGTTCATGCGCTATCCGTGCTTTTCGTTGGACGATTGATTTTGAGGAATTCTCATCAAGAATCCGTTTGAGAGCGGAAATTCATTCAACTACATTTTAGGCGTGCCAAGCGGGCAGTGACGCACGGGCGGCATCGACACTACACAAACTGGAGACATCCCCATGAACATGACGAAATTTCGCGTAGGCCGCATGTGCGCGGCCGCGTTAGCGGCAATGGCGCTCTGTAGCGGATTCGTGGCGAATGCGGCGCACGCCGATGAGCGCTTCGTGATGGTGAGTCACGGCTCGGATTCGAACGTGTGGTGGAACACCGTGAAAAACGGCATGCGCGACGCGAGCGAAGACTTCGGTGTGCCGGTCGATTACCGCAATCCGCCTACGGGCGACACTGGCGACATGGTCCGCATTCTCGAACAGGCATCGGCGCGCAACTACGCGGGCGTCATCACCACGGTGCCGAATCTGGAGATGATCCAGAAAGGGCTGGTGGGCGTGAAGGCCAAGCATATTCCGGTCATCACGATCAACGGCGGCCCGGAAGCGGGCATGAAGCTCGGTGCGATCCTGCACATTGGTCAGCCCGAATACGAAGCGGGCAAGGCCGCGGGCGAGCGTGCGAAAGCAGCCGGCATTCACGACTTTCTCTGCGTGAATCACGGCGCGGACATCCAGGCGCTGTGGGATCGCTGCAAGGGTTTTGCCGACGCCATCGGCGCCGACTACAAGAAGTCCACGATGGATAGCGGCGAAGACCCGACCGTCATCGAAAGCAAGGTGGCCGCATATCTGCGCTCGCATCCCAGCACCCAGGCGATTCTCGCGCTCGGCCCCGATCAGGCGATGGGCGTGCTGCGCGGCGTGACCGACGCGGGGAAGGCCGGCAAGCTCTATGTCGCGACGTTCGATCTTTCGCCGGACATCCTAAAGGCGATTCAGGCAGGGCAGATCCAGTTCGCCATTGATCAGCAGCCCTATCTTCAGGGTTATCTCTCGGTGGCGGCCATGGCGATCGCGGTGCGCGACAAGACCAATGACCCGGCCCATATCGTCGCCGCGCTCAAGGACGACAAGAAGGTGGCGGCGCGTCTCGCGAAGTACGACCTCAAGCCGGTTTATACCGGTTCGACGGTGAGTTCCGGCCCGAGCTTCGTCACGCGCGACAACCTCGCGCCCGTGCAGAAGTACGCCGGTTCGTACCGGTGAAAGCAGGCATGAAAGAGACAACCTCTCGCGCGGAGCACGGCAAATGAACATCGACATGAATGCGTGGTACCGGGTGGAAATCGACCGCAAGCGCCTCAAGGCATTCTCCACTCGCACCGACTCGCGGGGGCTGATCCAGGTGGGCGGCTTCCTCGCGCTCGTCGTGGGAACCGGCGTGCTTGCGTGGTATTCGCTCGGCACGGCCTGGGCGATTCCCGCCTTCTTCCTGTACGGCACGGTGTTCGCGTTCAGCGAGGCGGCCGCGCACGAGCTAGGACACGGGACCGCCTTCAAGACGCGCTGGATGAATGAGACCGCCTACTGGATCATCTGCTTCATGTCGTGGCGCGAACAGGTGTACAGCCGCTGGCTGCATGCGCGGCACCACACCTTCACGCATCTGACCGCTGAACCTTATGAGGATCCCGAACTGGCGTTCAAGCGACCGCTCAGCTATGTGAAGCTCGTGACGGATTTCGTGCGTATTTCACATGGCATCCAGTTTCTCGGCGCGATCGTGCTGCACAGCTTCGGCATGGTCACGAAGGGCGCGAAAGAGGTCGTGCCGCAAGCCGAGCACCGCAAGATGTGCGCGAATTCTCGCGTGCTGCTCGCGTGTTACGTGGCCGTGTTCGCCTGGGCGCTGCTCGCGCATAGCTGGCTGCCGATCCTGTTCCTGTTCGTCTCGCGTGCCTATGGGACGTGGCTGCACGAGCTTTGCGCGCTCACGCAGCACACGGGGCTCAAGGAGAATGTGCTCGATCACCGCGTATCGAGCCGCACTGTGCTGCTCAATCCGGTGGTGCGCTTTCTCTACTGGAACATGAACTATCACATCGAGCATCACATGTTTCCGAGCGTGCCGTTTCACGCGCTGCCCGGTTTTCATGACGCTGTAGCTTCGCAAATGCCGAAGCCCTATGCGGGACTGTGGCCCGCGTGGCGCGAGATTCTCGAGATTTTCGCGCGCCAGCAGCGCGATCCCGAGTACGTGGTCGTGCGCGAACTGCCGATGGGCAAGCGCGGTGACGCAGTGGCGTAGCGAATGACCGCCGCTCAGGAAGCCTGCGCGCCGCGCGCGTTGGCGGCACGGCGGCCGAAAGCCTGACGGACCCAGCTTTGCGCGTTCACCACCAGAAGACCCATCAGCACGAGCGCCGAGCCAAAGAGGAAAGCGGGCTCCACGCGCTCGTGCAGCAGCACGACGCCGAACGCCACGCCGAACAGCGGAGTCATGAACGAGAGGATGCCGAGGCGCGCGGCCAGATAGCGGCGCAGCAACCAGAACCACACGAGATAGCTCACGAACGAGACGAGCAGCGTCTGGAACGCGAGGGAAGTCAGGGCGAGCGGCGTACCTCGAAAGTGCATCTGTCCGGTCAGAGCTGCGAACGGCATCAGCACGACGAAAGCGCCCGCCAGTTGATAGAAGAGCGTTTGCGTGGCGGGCGCCTCGCTCAGGCGGCTCGTGCGCACGACAACGGTGGTGAGCCCCCACGCCGCGCCCCCGCACAGTCCCATGAAGTCGCCGAGCAGCCACAACGGCGATCCGGGGGTGCCGCCGCCTAGCAGCGCGGGGCCGAGGAACGTGATGGCGATGCCCGCGAAGGCGATCGCAATGCCGCACCATTGCAGCCGCGCGAGGCGTTCGTCGGGCAGGCGCAAATGCAGGCCGATGGCCGCGAACATCGGCGCGGTATAGAGAAACACGGCCATGTGTGAGGCGTTGGTCCAGCGCAGGCCCATGGCCACGAACACGAATTCGAGCGCGAACAAGCCGCCTGTGACGAGCCCGGCGCCGCGCGCCACGCCCGGCAGCCAGCGCTCGCGCGAAACGAGCCGGTTGAAGAGCCACACGAGCGCCGCCGCCACGCCGGAGCGCAGCCCGATCTGCAGCATGGGCGGGATGTCCCCGGCCACTGCCTTGATCGCGGCCTGTTGCAGACCCCATGCGAGGCATAGCGCCACCATGATGGCCACGGCCGTTGCGTCGACTTGCTTTCTCATTGCGGACTCGCTGACTTGAAATTCGGCTGAAGTTTGTTGGCAGTGGGCGTAGTATTGATGCGTCGGGATGCGCGCATATAGCGCAAAACTGACAATCGATAGCCCCAGACCGCCATGCCCCAAATGCCGAAAGCGCCTGACCGTGTGCGCCCGGCGCGCCATCTGCGCCTGCCGCCCTTCACCGACGTGCTGCCCACGCCCGTGTTCTTCCGCATGGAGCACATGCCCTCGCACGCCACCTATCCGCAGATGTGCCACCCGTGGGGCGAGTTCGTCTACGCGTTCAGCGGCACGACCGAGGTGAAGGCGGGCGATGAGCACTACATCACGCCGCCGCATCTCGGGCTCTGGATCGCGCCGGGCACCGAGCATGTGGGCTTCAACGAGCAGGAGACGGTGCATTGCTCGGTGTACATCAGCCGCGATCTGTGCACGCGCATGCCGTCGACGAGTTGCGCGGTGATGGTGTCGCCGCTCGTGCGCGCGATTCTCGAGCATCTGCGCGTGACACCGGTGGAAGAGGAGGGCGAAGCGCCTCGCGCGCGTCTGTTGCGCGTGCTCGTGGATCAGCTTTCGACCTGCGCGACCACGGGCAGCTTCGTGCCGCATACCGACGACACCGATCTCAACGCGATCCTCCAGGTGCTGCGCCAGAATCCCGCCGACAATCGCTCGCTCGCCGAGCTTGCCGATGCATTTCACATGAGCGAGCGCACGCTCATGCGCCGCGCGCAAAACGAGTTGGGCATGTCGTTGACGGAGTGGCGCCAGCGCATCCGGCTCGTGAATGCGCTGCCCATGTTGCACGCAGGGCGCAGCGTCGAGGCCGTGGCGCTGGATTTGGGGTACGCCACGTCGTCGGCTTTCATTGCGATGTTCCGGCGATTGACGGGCACGAGTCCCGGGCAGTTCGTGGCGCGCACGCGTTGAGCATGGGGCTGCGCGCAACGCTTACCAGGCATTACGAAACCCCACAAAACCCTAAAGATTCCCCGCGCGCGCGCCGTTAGAGCAGGCATGAAAACCCTTCTCACCCAAACCGACGCACGCTTCATCCTGTCGATCGCCCTGGAACTGGCCGAAAGCCAGGCCGCCGCGGCCGGGGTTCAGCTCGAATCGGCGGCAGGGTCGGCGATTACCGACGACGTGATCGTCGCCACGCTCTCGCAGTTCGCGCCTACTGTGACGATCGACGAGTTCTATGGCCTGCTGGACCGGCCCGAGGTACTGCACTGAACGGCAGCGCGGCTTCGTTGCGTTGGCAACGAAGCCGGAAGCCGCTTAAAACTTCTGACGCAAGCCCACGCTCACAATGGCTTGCGACTGCGTAGCCGACGAGTGGCCGTTGCCCTTGTCGGATACCGAAGCCGTCGCCGCGACCGGATTGCCTGCGGCGTCGAGCGTCATGCCTGATGCATGCTGGTAGCCCGCAAGCAGATACACCGTCGAGCGCGTCGAGAGATCGTAGGTCGCGCCCACTGAAACGTTGTGGTATTGCGCGTCTTCATCCACGCCTTCCACGGCGCTGCCGCGCGTATAGCTATAGCCTGCGAACAAGTGCGTGCGCGGCTGCACGTTCCACTGCGTGAAAATACCCGCGATATTGAAGATCGCGTTGCCCGAGAAGAGCGAATTCGCGCCTGAGCGGTACTGCACGTTGCTGTAGTTCACGCCGACCACCGCGGGACCGAAGTCCCACGTCGCGCCCGCCGCTACGACCTGCTGTGATTGCGCGCTCGCATAGCCTTCGTTGATCGACGAGTTGAAAGTGCCGTCGTACGTGCCTTGCCACTTGCCGTAGCTGGGATCGTCGAGGCCGGTCTTGCTGTTGTCCGAGCGCTCATAGCCCACGCCCATGCGCAGCGGGCCGTTCGCGTAGCCCGCGCCCACGCTCCAGGTGTTCTTGCGCTTCATGCTGCCCGGCTGGCCGCCGAAACCATACAGTGCACCGAACGTGAGGCCCGCGTAATTCGCGCTCGTGTACTTGATCGAGTTGTCCACGCGCGTGGTCTGGTCGAGGTCGTCGATATCGCCCGGATGCGCGCCAAAGCCGCCGATGAAGTTCACGGGCGCGACTGGCCCGACGAAGTCGTCGAGCGAGGTGTACTGGCGGCCCATGGTGAGCGAGCCGTAGCGCTGGTCCGAGAGGCCCACGAAGGCCTGGCGGCCGAGCAGGCGCCCGCCCTGGCCCGACGTACCGTTCGTGATGTCGAAGCCGTCTTCGAGCAGGAAGATGGCCGCGAGCCCGTTGCCCAGATCCTCCTTGCCCTTGATGCCCCATCGGCTGCCCGAGAGGTTGCCGGTCGAGAGGCCCACGTTCGAATGGCCCGTGTACGCGCCAGTGGTGCCCGTGCGCTCGTTGCTGCGATACGTGATGCCGGCGTCGGCAATGCCGTACAGCGTGACCGAACCTTGCGCCAGAGCGACGCCGGCGAGCGAGAACAGGACTGGTGCGGCGAACAGGTGTTTTCTCATCATTTGTTGTTTCAACGTCTATGGATCGCCTCTTGAGCGATTTCTGGTTATACGCGCACGCGCTCGCGGCCTCGTGAACGAGACCGCAAGCGTGGAACGCGGGGGAGGGAAAGGTGCGGCGCGGAGTGGAGCGCGTCAGCGCTCGAGCGTTGCGCCGGGCGGCGACGCCGGCGTGCTCACGGTGACGGTCTTGCGGACCTTCGCGACGTCTTCGGCGCTCACTGGCGTGCCAGCGTTGCCCCAGCTCGCGCGCACGAAGGTAGACACGTCGGCCACTTCCTGGTCGGACAGACGCCAGCCGAACGGCGGCATCGTGAACGACGAGGGCGCGGACTTCGTGCCTTCAAGCGCGCTGCCTGCGAGCAGCACGTGAATCAGCGATGTGGGGTCCTTGCCCTGCACGACGGGGTTGCCGCCGAGTGCAGGGAACACACGCGTGTAGCCGCGTCCGTCGCTGCGATGGCAGGCCATGCAGTTGTCGCGATAGACCGCCGCGCCGCGTGCGCTCGCGTCGCCGTTTTGCAGCTTGTTCGCGGCGGCGGGATCGTAGGCGTACGGCGTTTCCTTCGGGTCGCTGCTGGGCAGCGTCTTCAGGTAGCGCGCGATGGCGAGCAGGTCCGCGTCGTTCATGTGCTGCATGCTGTGCTGAACCACGTCGGTCATACCGCCGAACGCGGCCGTATGCAGATTGCGCCCCGACTTGAGGAACTGCACGATGTCGTCTTCGCTCCACGCGCCGATGCCCGTGCGCGGGTTGCCGCGCAGGCCCGAGGGCACCCAGCCGTCGATCGGGCCGCCGCCTGCGAGGAAGTCATCGCCTTCGAGGTCGGTGAGCGCGAGTTCCTGCATCGTGCGTGCGCGCGGCGTGTGGCACGCGCCGCAGTGGCCGAGGCCCTGCACGAGATACGCGCCGCGCGCGACGATCGCGTCGTTGTAGTGCGCACCGTCGAACGCCTGCACCTTCGGCGCGAACAGCATGCGCCACGCGCCGAGCGGCCAGCGCATCGATAGCGGCCAGGGAATATCCACCGCGCGGTTCTGCGCCTTCACGGGCCCGACGCCTTGCATGAAATACGCGTAAAGCGCCTTCATGTCGTCATTGCTCAGGCGTGCGTACGAAGGGTAGGGCATCGCGGGGTAAAGCGTGTCGCCGTTCGGCCGCACGCCTTGTCGCACGGCCCTGGCGAAGTCGTCGTAGCTCCACTTGCCGATGCCGGTGTTCGCGTCGGGCGTGATGTTGGTCGAGTAGATCGCTCCGATGGGCGTATCGAACTTCAGGCCGCCCGCGAACGGCTTGCCGCCCTGTGTGGTGTGGCAGGCAATGCAGTCTCCGGCGCGCGCAAGATATTCGCCATGCGCGACGAGCGCGGCGTTCGGCAGTTCAGCTGCGTGCGCCGCGAATGACGTGAATGCCGCGATAGCCGCGCCCGAAGCAGTTGCGCGTGCAACGTTCACGCACGCGGAGAAAAGGTTCTTCTTCATGCGGCTCTTCACACGCTCACCAGGGGACCGGGGTTCTTCAGATACTGGTTGCGAATGGCTTTCGCGCTCCAGTAGGCGAGGGCGGCGACGAGGCCGGTCGGGTTGTAGCCGATCCCCTGCGGGAATGCTGAGGCGCCCATCACGAACACGTTGTGCACGTCCCAACTTTGCAGATAGCGGTTGATGACGCTGGTGTTCGGGTCGTTGCCCATCACGGCTCCGCCCACGAGGTGGGTGGTCTGGTAGCGGCGCGAGTCGAAGTGCGCGCCGAATTCGCGCGTGTACACGTTGATGGCCTTCGGGCCCATCGCCTCGGCGATCTTTTGCATCTGGCCCGTCACGTACTGCGCCATCTTGATGTCGTTGTCCTTCCAGTCGAACGTCATGCGCAGGAGCGGCTGGCCGTACGAGTCGCGGTAGGTCGGATCGAGGTCGAGGTACACGTCGCGGTACGACATGTTGGAGCCGTGCGCATCCATCGAAACGGTGTGCGCGTAGTGATCCTTCACGGCCTTCTTCCACCCGGCGCCCCAGTCCGGCGTGCCAGCGGGCGTGGCGATGCCGCTGATCGGCTTCACGCCCGCCTGGTTCACCCACAGCGGCGAGCCGCCCACGAAGCCGAGCGGGCCGTGGTCGAAGTTGTCGGCGTTGAAGTCGTCCACGGCCACGCCGTTGCCGCCCGCGCCGATGAACGGATTCGTCCACGTGTCCTTGTCGAAGAACGCCGTGATGGTCGAGAGGTTCTGGTACGCGAAGTTGCGGCCCACCACGCCTTCGCCCGAAACCGGGTCATAGGGCTTGCCGATACCCGAGAGCAGCAGCAGATGCACGTTGTGATACTGGAACGCCGCGACGATCACGAGGTCAGCGGGCTGGAACACCTCTTGGCCCGCCGGATCGATATAAGTCACGCCCGTGGCGCGCTTTTTCGTGTCGTCGAGTTCGACGCGCAGCACGTGGCATTTCGAGCGTAGCTCGAAGTGCTTTTCCTGCTTGAGCGCGGGCAGGATGTTGAGATTCGGCGAAGCCTTCGAATACATGTAGCACGCGTAACCGCTGCAAAAGCCGCAGAAGTTGCACGGGCCCATCTGCACGCCGTACGGGTTCGTGTACGGCCCCGAAGTGTTGGCCGAAGGCAGCCGGTAGGGATGCAGGCCGATGGACTTCGCCGCGTCGAAGAAGCGCTGCGCGGAATACGTATTCAGTTGCGCGGGCAACGGGAAGTTGTCGCTGCGCGCGGCCTCGAACACATTGCCGTCGCCGACCACATTGCCCTTCACCTTGTACGCCTGGCCCGAGGTGCCGAACACCTTCTCCGCGAAGTCGAAGTGCGGCTCCAGTTCGTCGTAGCTCACGCCGTAGTCCTGGATCGTCATGCCCTCGGGGATGAACTTCTTGCCGTAGCGTTCTTCGTAGTGGCTCTTCAGGCGCAACTCTTCCGGCGTAATGCGGAAGTGCACGCCCGACCAGTGCAGGCCCGCGCCGCCCACGCCTTCGCCGGGCAGAAACGCGGCAAGCTGGCGGTAGGGCAGCGCCGTGTCGTTCACGCCGTGGCGGATCGAGACGGTGGTCTTCGAAAGGTCGAGGAACAGCTTCTTGCGGATGTTGT
The nucleotide sequence above comes from Paraburkholderia flagellata. Encoded proteins:
- a CDS encoding flavin reductase family protein codes for the protein MENLSTFTPVALEHASRLINHGPTVLVTSSDGQRRNVMAAAWSMPVEFTPPRIAIVIDKRTYTRELINASGTFGVIIPGAAAIDLSYAVGSVSGRETDKFQRFGIAAITGPKLGLPLLEAGCSAWMECRLIPERHTEDAYDTCFAEVISAAADPRAFRNGHWELDSSNADLHTIHHLGAGNFVRAGDTIKARELA
- a CDS encoding LacI family DNA-binding transcriptional regulator, whose translation is MNTRRKPTMEDVAKASGVSYSTVERVLNGRGGVARDKEARVLEWARKLKMDRALDEVSVRWLRIAIVTQKPDSPYYVALRHGFELAQKSFETYRVMCQLTFFDDLEPKSLARVIERAAQKADAMIVVAYEHPVVVDALSRVARKMPLVTIASDLPDTGRLAYVGIDNRCAGRTAGELMGRFLGDTGGQVMVIAGLRTYLGHEERDGAFRSVLRSRFPACEVVATVESREDAASTERLTRDAFKKYPALRGIYNLSVGDEGIARALKALKREHATTLIGHELTAISRALLAEGVMDAVLDQSPFVEAVRAVEVILAHYNRGAAASLPLQTPMSIYLQANLPPATA
- a CDS encoding sugar ABC transporter substrate-binding protein, giving the protein MTKFRVGRMCAAALAAMALCSGFVANAAHADERFVMVSHGSDSNVWWNTVKNGMRDASEDFGVPVDYRNPPTGDTGDMVRILEQASARNYAGVITTVPNLEMIQKGLVGVKAKHIPVITINGGPEAGMKLGAILHIGQPEYEAGKAAGERAKAAGIHDFLCVNHGADIQALWDRCKGFADAIGADYKKSTMDSGEDPTVIESKVAAYLRSHPSTQAILALGPDQAMGVLRGVTDAGKAGKLYVATFDLSPDILKAIQAGQIQFAIDQQPYLQGYLSVAAMAIAVRDKTNDPAHIVAALKDDKKVAARLAKYDLKPVYTGSTVSSGPSFVTRDNLAPVQKYAGSYR
- a CDS encoding fatty acid desaturase; this encodes MNIDMNAWYRVEIDRKRLKAFSTRTDSRGLIQVGGFLALVVGTGVLAWYSLGTAWAIPAFFLYGTVFAFSEAAAHELGHGTAFKTRWMNETAYWIICFMSWREQVYSRWLHARHHTFTHLTAEPYEDPELAFKRPLSYVKLVTDFVRISHGIQFLGAIVLHSFGMVTKGAKEVVPQAEHRKMCANSRVLLACYVAVFAWALLAHSWLPILFLFVSRAYGTWLHELCALTQHTGLKENVLDHRVSSRTVLLNPVVRFLYWNMNYHIEHHMFPSVPFHALPGFHDAVASQMPKPYAGLWPAWREILEIFARQQRDPEYVVVRELPMGKRGDAVA
- a CDS encoding DMT family transporter; translation: MRKQVDATAVAIMVALCLAWGLQQAAIKAVAGDIPPMLQIGLRSGVAAALVWLFNRLVSRERWLPGVARGAGLVTGGLFALEFVFVAMGLRWTNASHMAVFLYTAPMFAAIGLHLRLPDERLARLQWCGIAIAFAGIAITFLGPALLGGGTPGSPLWLLGDFMGLCGGAAWGLTTVVVRTSRLSEAPATQTLFYQLAGAFVVLMPFAALTGQMHFRGTPLALTSLAFQTLLVSFVSYLVWFWLLRRYLAARLGILSFMTPLFGVAFGVVLLHERVEPAFLFGSALVLMGLLVVNAQSWVRQAFGRRAANARGAQAS
- a CDS encoding AraC family transcriptional regulator; amino-acid sequence: MPQMPKAPDRVRPARHLRLPPFTDVLPTPVFFRMEHMPSHATYPQMCHPWGEFVYAFSGTTEVKAGDEHYITPPHLGLWIAPGTEHVGFNEQETVHCSVYISRDLCTRMPSTSCAVMVSPLVRAILEHLRVTPVEEEGEAPRARLLRVLVDQLSTCATTGSFVPHTDDTDLNAILQVLRQNPADNRSLAELADAFHMSERTLMRRAQNELGMSLTEWRQRIRLVNALPMLHAGRSVEAVALDLGYATSSAFIAMFRRLTGTSPGQFVARTR
- a CDS encoding porin — protein: MRKHLFAAPVLFSLAGVALAQGSVTLYGIADAGITYRSNERTGTTGAYTGHSNVGLSTGNLSGSRWGIKGKEDLGNGLAAIFLLEDGFDITNGTSGQGGRLLGRQAFVGLSDQRYGSLTMGRQYTSLDDFVGPVAPVNFIGGFGAHPGDIDDLDQTTRVDNSIKYTSANYAGLTFGALYGFGGQPGSMKRKNTWSVGAGYANGPLRMGVGYERSDNSKTGLDDPSYGKWQGTYDGTFNSSINEGYASAQSQQVVAAGATWDFGPAVVGVNYSNVQYRSGANSLFSGNAIFNIAGIFTQWNVQPRTHLFAGYSYTRGSAVEGVDEDAQYHNVSVGATYDLSTRSTVYLLAGYQHASGMTLDAAGNPVAATASVSDKGNGHSSATQSQAIVSVGLRQKF
- a CDS encoding c-type cytochrome → MKKNLFSACVNVARATASGAAIAAFTSFAAHAAELPNAALVAHGEYLARAGDCIACHTTQGGKPFAGGLKFDTPIGAIYSTNITPDANTGIGKWSYDDFARAVRQGVRPNGDTLYPAMPYPSYARLSNDDMKALYAYFMQGVGPVKAQNRAVDIPWPLSMRWPLGAWRMLFAPKVQAFDGAHYNDAIVARGAYLVQGLGHCGACHTPRARTMQELALTDLEGDDFLAGGGPIDGWVPSGLRGNPRTGIGAWSEDDIVQFLKSGRNLHTAAFGGMTDVVQHSMQHMNDADLLAIARYLKTLPSSDPKETPYAYDPAAANKLQNGDASARGAAVYRDNCMACHRSDGRGYTRVFPALGGNPVVQGKDPTSLIHVLLAGSALEGTKSAPSSFTMPPFGWRLSDQEVADVSTFVRASWGNAGTPVSAEDVAKVRKTVTVSTPASPPGATLER
- a CDS encoding GMC family oxidoreductase, whose product is MAIRKPHVDAVVVGFGWTGAILSKELTEAGLTVVALERGEYRDTYPDGAYPNTIDELTYNIRKKLFLDLSKTTVSIRHGVNDTALPYRQLAAFLPGEGVGGAGLHWSGVHFRITPEELRLKSHYEERYGKKFIPEGMTIQDYGVSYDELEPHFDFAEKVFGTSGQAYKVKGNVVGDGNVFEAARSDNFPLPAQLNTYSAQRFFDAAKSIGLHPYRLPSANTSGPYTNPYGVQMGPCNFCGFCSGYACYMYSKASPNLNILPALKQEKHFELRSKCHVLRVELDDTKKRATGVTYIDPAGQEVFQPADLVIVAAFQYHNVHLLLLSGIGKPYDPVSGEGVVGRNFAYQNLSTITAFFDKDTWTNPFIGAGGNGVAVDDFNADNFDHGPLGFVGGSPLWVNQAGVKPISGIATPAGTPDWGAGWKKAVKDHYAHTVSMDAHGSNMSYRDVYLDLDPTYRDSYGQPLLRMTFDWKDNDIKMAQYVTGQMQKIAEAMGPKAINVYTREFGAHFDSRRYQTTHLVGGAVMGNDPNTSVINRYLQSWDVHNVFVMGASAFPQGIGYNPTGLVAALAYWSAKAIRNQYLKNPGPLVSV